A single region of the Prevotella sp. HUN102 genome encodes:
- the rpe gene encoding ribulose-phosphate 3-epimerase encodes MKTLVSPSLLSADFLHLDRDIEMINNSDADYIHMDVMDGVFVPNISFGFPILETVGKVCKKPMDVHFMIVHPENYIQQTADTGAAIMSVHVETCPHLHRTVQQIHQAGMKAGVVLNPSTPVSQLEDIIEDVDLVLLMSVNPGFGGQKFIEGTINKVKRLRELIAKSGSKAIIEVDGGVQAETAPRLVEAGTDMLVSGSYVFKAADPIETIHSLKML; translated from the coding sequence ATGAAAACATTAGTATCGCCTTCATTGCTCTCTGCCGATTTTCTGCATTTGGACAGAGATATTGAAATGATTAATAACAGTGATGCCGACTATATTCACATGGATGTTATGGATGGTGTCTTTGTTCCCAACATTTCTTTCGGCTTTCCAATCCTCGAGACTGTGGGAAAAGTCTGCAAGAAACCGATGGACGTTCATTTTATGATTGTTCATCCCGAGAACTATATTCAGCAAACAGCCGACACGGGTGCTGCGATTATGAGCGTTCACGTGGAAACCTGTCCACACCTTCATCGTACCGTTCAGCAAATTCACCAAGCAGGGATGAAAGCCGGCGTGGTATTGAATCCGTCCACACCTGTTTCGCAACTTGAGGACATTATCGAAGATGTAGACCTTGTGCTCCTTATGAGCGTAAACCCGGGTTTTGGAGGCCAGAAGTTCATCGAAGGAACTATCAACAAAGTCAAGCGACTTCGTGAACTGATTGCAAAGAGCGGCAGCAAGGCAATCATCGAGGTGGATGGCGGCGTACAGGCAGAAACAGCTCCACGACTTGTAGAGGCCGGAACAGATATGCTCGTAAGCGGCAGTTATGTGTTCAAGGCGGCAGACCCTATTGAAACTATTCATTCTCTCAAGATGTTATAA
- a CDS encoding sigma-70 family RNA polymerase sigma factor, producing MKNLNKMSDEELALSYTNGDNRAFDLLLSRNQSKLFAYILFVVRDRDTADDIFQETFVKVITKLQEGKYSPSGKFSAWTMRIAHNVIMDWYRAQKADKLVEAPRENDLSNIGSVDVQIGNIENEFVNTQTLQDIKKMMNHLPASQREVVFMRFYQEMSFKEIAETTGVSINTSLGRMRYAILNLRRMVREHDVSLQLAL from the coding sequence ATGAAGAATCTGAATAAGATGTCGGATGAAGAATTGGCCTTGTCCTATACTAATGGAGACAACAGGGCGTTCGATTTATTGTTGTCTCGCAATCAGTCTAAACTTTTTGCCTATATACTCTTTGTGGTTCGTGACCGCGATACTGCTGATGATATATTTCAGGAAACTTTCGTGAAGGTCATTACCAAACTTCAGGAAGGTAAATATTCGCCAAGCGGCAAATTCAGTGCGTGGACAATGCGTATCGCCCATAATGTTATTATGGACTGGTATCGTGCGCAGAAGGCCGACAAGTTGGTGGAGGCACCGAGGGAAAACGACCTTTCAAACATCGGTTCAGTTGATGTGCAGATTGGAAATATTGAGAATGAGTTTGTGAATACGCAGACTTTACAGGACATTAAGAAGATGATGAACCATCTTCCAGCCTCTCAGCGTGAAGTGGTGTTTATGCGTTTCTATCAGGAAATGTCGTTCAAGGAAATTGCGGAAACAACGGGCGTGAGCATTAATACAAGTCTTGGGCGTATGCGCTATGCTATTCTGAACCTGAGAAGAATGGTGCGTGAGCACGATGTCAGCCTGCAGTTGGCGTTATAG